In Streptomyces sp. NBC_00704, a genomic segment contains:
- a CDS encoding ATP-binding protein has translation MTAAPPGASAWHRFAGLEAALLREVPRQRPSEDRPAGGEDELRAQRLAALVSAHHVPHPHDPTGGAVLVGWARRAADGPLDVFVGGSALLGGRTDEADGAVSLLRLPAGARGVRQPTGTPAAVMGAFPCWSAVAAVTDGLLVDDEPRPASTGAALQRPTLEDCLLGVWQEPFAWLVFAEPVPAAELDELTGDVADERRRAQAKAEGSPEYAIAATRLERRHRELAKASATGLWRIRLLAGGRTPEEATRVAALLCASADLEGLPYALRPTGRVGDLATALGGVLPAPQEHPFHAGSDLLAALARPPAREIPGVRFALRPEFDVSPETAARPASPGAPPVRLGSVLDRNRSPVGDLELARSTLNRHTFVCGATGGGKSQTVRGLLEAATHAGIPWLVVEPAKAEYRFMSARLGDTAEVVVIRPGDPESLPAGLNPLEPSAYASGERFPLQTHLDMVRALFLASFDPQEPFPQVLSAALTRCYEELGWDLTLGEPVFPGAEPRYPTLEDLEDTALRVVSDIGYGKEVADNVQGFIKIRLAGLRLGTTGRFLEGGRPLDFGELLKRNVVFEIEDVGDDRDKAFLMGTILIRLVEHLRMEQRVARQLALPLRHLTVFEEAHRLLRRTEEGGASAHAVEMFAGLLAEIRAYGEGLVIADQIPSKLLPDVIKNTAAKIVHRLPAQDDREAVGATMNITRAQSEYLVTLRPGEAAVFTDGMDYPLLVRMRDGTDREDAGAVRAASAAGMTGPRSRACAADCSAAPCTLRDLRRAQRLTEQAGPRITLWAEMAVAAHLLGWTTPLPGEAMRRELEPYRGRLLDCAIGQAVDGAVHSRGGAPADPGALGEHVAAVMRAQLDGQDPCAVGEPRFRARRGTRTRVYYHGRHSPSVLEKIVGCADPSEEWRQRFARTLTCFARVPRRPNPSGNTTGALE, from the coding sequence ATGACGGCCGCCCCACCCGGCGCGAGCGCGTGGCACCGCTTCGCGGGCCTGGAGGCCGCGCTGCTGCGTGAGGTCCCGCGGCAGCGGCCGTCCGAGGACCGGCCCGCCGGCGGCGAGGACGAATTGCGGGCGCAGCGTCTGGCCGCCCTGGTCTCCGCCCACCACGTCCCGCACCCGCACGACCCGACGGGCGGCGCGGTGCTCGTCGGCTGGGCGCGCAGAGCGGCCGACGGTCCTCTCGACGTCTTCGTCGGCGGCAGTGCCCTGCTGGGCGGCCGCACCGACGAGGCCGACGGGGCGGTGTCCCTGCTGCGGCTGCCCGCGGGCGCGCGCGGGGTGCGACAGCCGACGGGTACGCCGGCCGCCGTGATGGGCGCCTTCCCCTGCTGGAGCGCGGTCGCCGCGGTGACCGACGGACTGCTGGTCGACGACGAGCCGAGGCCGGCGAGCACGGGAGCGGCCCTCCAGCGGCCCACGCTGGAGGACTGTCTGCTCGGCGTGTGGCAGGAACCGTTCGCCTGGCTGGTGTTCGCCGAGCCGGTGCCGGCCGCGGAGCTCGACGAACTCACCGGTGACGTGGCCGACGAGCGGCGCCGGGCACAGGCCAAGGCGGAGGGATCGCCCGAGTACGCCATCGCCGCGACCCGGCTGGAGCGCCGCCACAGGGAGCTGGCCAAGGCGTCGGCCACCGGGCTGTGGCGCATACGTCTGCTGGCGGGCGGCCGGACGCCCGAGGAGGCGACCCGGGTGGCGGCGCTGCTGTGCGCCTCGGCGGACCTCGAGGGACTGCCGTACGCGCTGCGCCCGACCGGGCGGGTGGGCGACCTCGCCACCGCCCTCGGCGGTGTCCTGCCGGCACCGCAGGAGCACCCCTTCCACGCCGGTTCCGATCTGCTCGCGGCCCTCGCCCGGCCCCCTGCCCGGGAGATCCCCGGCGTACGGTTCGCCCTGCGGCCGGAGTTCGACGTCAGTCCCGAGACCGCGGCCCGTCCGGCGTCGCCCGGGGCTCCTCCGGTCCGGCTCGGCTCGGTGCTGGACCGCAACCGCAGCCCCGTCGGCGACCTCGAACTGGCCCGCTCCACCCTCAACCGGCATACGTTCGTGTGCGGGGCGACCGGCGGCGGAAAGTCGCAGACCGTGCGCGGGCTGCTGGAGGCGGCGACCCACGCGGGCATCCCGTGGCTGGTCGTGGAACCGGCCAAGGCCGAGTACCGCTTCATGTCGGCGCGGCTCGGGGACACCGCCGAGGTCGTGGTGATCAGGCCCGGCGACCCGGAGTCCCTCCCGGCCGGACTCAACCCCCTGGAGCCGTCCGCGTACGCGAGCGGCGAGCGCTTCCCGCTCCAGACCCACCTCGACATGGTGCGGGCCCTCTTCCTGGCCTCGTTCGACCCGCAGGAGCCGTTCCCGCAGGTCCTCAGCGCCGCGCTGACGCGCTGCTACGAGGAGCTGGGCTGGGACCTGACGCTCGGCGAGCCGGTGTTCCCGGGCGCCGAGCCGCGTTACCCGACCCTCGAGGACCTGGAGGACACGGCTCTGCGGGTCGTCTCGGACATCGGCTACGGCAAGGAGGTCGCCGACAACGTCCAGGGCTTCATCAAGATCCGTCTGGCCGGCCTGCGCCTCGGCACGACGGGCCGCTTCCTGGAGGGCGGCCGCCCGCTGGACTTCGGGGAACTGCTGAAACGCAACGTCGTCTTCGAGATCGAGGACGTCGGCGACGACAGGGACAAGGCGTTCCTGATGGGCACGATCCTCATCAGGCTCGTCGAGCACCTGCGCATGGAACAGCGGGTGGCCCGCCAACTGGCCCTCCCGCTACGGCATCTGACGGTCTTCGAGGAGGCGCACCGCCTGCTGCGCCGGACCGAGGAGGGCGGCGCGAGCGCCCACGCGGTGGAGATGTTCGCCGGCCTGCTCGCGGAGATCCGGGCGTACGGGGAAGGGCTGGTCATCGCGGACCAGATCCCGAGCAAGCTGCTGCCCGACGTCATCAAGAACACGGCGGCGAAAATCGTCCACCGGCTGCCCGCACAGGACGACCGCGAGGCGGTCGGCGCGACGATGAACATCACGCGGGCCCAGTCCGAGTACCTGGTCACCCTGCGGCCGGGCGAGGCGGCCGTCTTCACGGACGGCATGGACTATCCGCTGCTGGTGCGGATGCGGGACGGGACGGACCGCGAGGACGCGGGGGCGGTCAGAGCGGCGTCGGCGGCGGGCATGACGGGTCCGCGCAGCCGGGCGTGCGCGGCCGACTGCTCGGCGGCCCCGTGCACGCTGCGTGACCTGCGCAGGGCTCAGCGGCTGACGGAACAGGCCGGGCCGCGGATCACGCTGTGGGCGGAGATGGCGGTGGCGGCCCATCTGCTGGGCTGGACGACGCCGCTGCCGGGCGAGGCGATGCGACGCGAGCTGGAGCCGTACCGGGGCCGCCTCCTGGACTGCGCGATCGGCCAGGCCGTGGACGGGGCGGTGCACAGCCGCGGGGGCGCCCCCGCGGATCCGGGCGCGCTCGGTGAGCACGTGGCCGCGGTGATGCGCGCCCAGTTGGACGGCCAGGACCCGTGCGCGGTGGGCGAGCCGCGTTTCAGAGCGCGCAGGGGGACGAGGACGCGGGTGTATTACCACGGGCGGCATTCGCCCTCTGTCCTGGAGAAGATCGTCGGATGTGCGGATCCGTCGGAGGAGTGGCGGCAGCGATTCGCGCGCACGCTGACGTGCTTCGCGCGCGTCCCTCGCCGGCCGAATCCGTCCGGGAACACGACGGGGGCTCTCGAGTGA
- a CDS encoding C2 family cysteine protease translates to MSELYAAEKGAEAVPVETTAPARTDPADAWAEPEEPADEGNAEPAGITGEPKEPDDADEPGEPEWGREDDAAVPGSGGATGLDARARDGHPAASGEDTYPAEPEDPEEAESPVEPEEPQGPERPDGPGDPDEADGLEGDEGAETPEESAEAESPEDRAGVSGGSAADEPSVTGKFMDRVKGAFSSGDSVREISETVDRPDFHLPGRAYPPDAYGTPLDRPDGTRTPLFDGVPHRDQTQQGALGDCGVIATLGAVAEHRPQDIVDRMKENEDGTYEVSLNEAKSVGFGRYEPTGTVVKLTVTGDLPVYSEIPSVAAFADSAETGVAWAPIMEKAIAGVDRTWSEDKQASWQSTHVRTDAFPTGYTRLNFGTKSSDRAELLVQLTGTPAQVWDVPTGYDHHGRDAKTQFRQDIAEKLADGCPVIVATRHQKKGESPLPGKLVAGHAYELTAINEIGRFELRNPYNARDPKPLTFDELRDSILPNYVTLEKK, encoded by the coding sequence ATGAGTGAGTTGTACGCGGCGGAAAAGGGGGCCGAGGCCGTTCCCGTCGAGACGACGGCTCCCGCCCGGACGGACCCCGCGGACGCCTGGGCGGAACCCGAAGAGCCTGCGGACGAGGGGAACGCCGAGCCCGCCGGGATCACCGGGGAGCCGAAGGAGCCCGACGACGCCGACGAGCCCGGTGAGCCCGAGTGGGGGCGGGAGGACGATGCGGCGGTCCCCGGAAGCGGCGGCGCCACGGGCCTCGATGCCCGTGCTCGGGACGGCCATCCGGCAGCGTCGGGCGAGGACACGTATCCGGCGGAACCGGAAGATCCCGAAGAGGCCGAAAGTCCCGTGGAGCCCGAAGAGCCACAAGGTCCGGAACGACCGGACGGCCCCGGGGACCCGGATGAGGCGGACGGGCTCGAAGGGGACGAGGGCGCCGAGACCCCCGAAGAGTCGGCGGAGGCGGAGTCACCCGAGGACAGGGCCGGCGTATCCGGCGGTTCCGCCGCGGACGAACCGTCGGTGACCGGGAAGTTCATGGATCGGGTGAAGGGTGCGTTCAGCAGCGGTGACTCGGTGCGGGAGATATCGGAGACCGTCGACAGACCTGACTTCCATCTCCCCGGCAGGGCCTATCCGCCGGACGCTTACGGGACCCCGCTGGACCGGCCCGACGGAACGCGTACCCCGCTGTTCGACGGTGTCCCCCATCGGGATCAGACACAGCAAGGCGCCCTTGGCGACTGCGGGGTCATCGCGACGTTGGGGGCCGTCGCCGAGCATCGTCCGCAGGACATCGTCGACCGCATGAAGGAGAACGAGGACGGCACGTACGAGGTCTCGCTCAACGAGGCGAAGAGCGTCGGCTTCGGCAGGTACGAGCCGACAGGTACCGTCGTGAAGCTGACGGTGACCGGCGATCTGCCCGTCTACAGCGAGATTCCCTCCGTCGCGGCTTTCGCCGACTCCGCGGAGACAGGGGTGGCATGGGCGCCGATCATGGAGAAGGCCATCGCCGGTGTGGACCGGACGTGGAGCGAGGACAAGCAGGCGTCGTGGCAGTCCACCCACGTGCGAACGGATGCATTTCCCACCGGCTACACGCGGCTCAATTTCGGGACCAAGTCCAGCGATCGGGCCGAGTTGTTGGTGCAGTTGACGGGAACGCCTGCCCAGGTCTGGGATGTGCCGACCGGTTACGACCACCATGGTCGTGACGCGAAGACCCAGTTCAGGCAGGATATCGCGGAGAAACTTGCGGACGGTTGCCCCGTCATCGTCGCGACGCGACACCAGAAAAAGGGAGAGTCGCCACTGCCGGGCAAGCTCGTTGCAGGGCACGCCTACGAACTGACCGCAATAAATGAAATCGGGCGGTTCGAACTGAGGAATCCCTACAACGCAAGGGATCCGAAGCCGTTGACCTTCGACGAGCTGAGGGACAGCATCCTCCCGAACTATGTCACCTTGGAGAAGAAGTGA
- a CDS encoding DUF6406 domain-containing protein, protein MQEIAIWRNMQANKGFARFFVTHLSEREGRPPLVELVVVVDGAEEDHSLEPGDVFPIRDQEWKLDRIEDLESPSGDWTVVLARVT, encoded by the coding sequence GTGCAGGAAATCGCGATCTGGCGCAACATGCAGGCGAACAAGGGGTTCGCCCGCTTTTTCGTCACACATCTTTCCGAGCGGGAGGGCCGGCCGCCGTTGGTCGAACTCGTCGTCGTCGTCGACGGCGCCGAGGAAGACCATTCGCTGGAGCCCGGCGACGTCTTCCCGATCAGGGACCAGGAATGGAAGCTGGACCGAATCGAGGACCTCGAATCTCCGAGCGGGGACTGGACGGTCGTTCTCGCCAGGGTCACGTGA
- a CDS encoding WhiB family transcriptional regulator has product MPMASHTALPARPARGAARGTRAGAGAHSPDAALPCQRRPDVFQHPLLEAPADIPYASSEQRHQRLVLLRTARDLCASCPLWAECLQDAVAHAEPYGYTAATTLDDRRWIRRALGVGDANGDLPSHHPSDGPGAGPGHHSAETSRRLLRLRSRGSGSGPANIRATAEHGLPAVERILDAFDARQDQLARERLELPGIPRQLHQHTAAQRTHNDGHHQPTGSRHPHPHAHPESRSEDMAAAESGQRIAFSYEDPAQAVRQALLAPLIRAALPTLDSLEQLATMLVSVPGGEIAPETPDTVRAARKAVEALAPQDARDRASVAADASSPPRALTGSVSVELATTDPVRPCAATSWSRCCANWRPRSRT; this is encoded by the coding sequence ATGCCTATGGCCAGCCATACGGCGCTTCCCGCGCGCCCCGCGCGCGGGGCGGCACGGGGAACCAGAGCGGGCGCAGGGGCACACAGCCCCGACGCCGCCCTGCCCTGCCAGCGCCGACCGGACGTCTTCCAGCACCCGCTGCTGGAGGCGCCCGCGGACATCCCGTACGCCTCTTCCGAGCAGCGCCACCAGCGTCTCGTCCTGCTGCGCACCGCCCGTGACCTGTGCGCTTCCTGCCCGTTGTGGGCGGAATGCCTCCAGGACGCCGTCGCGCACGCCGAGCCGTACGGCTACACGGCGGCGACCACACTCGACGACCGCCGCTGGATCCGCCGCGCCCTCGGCGTCGGCGACGCGAACGGCGACCTGCCGAGCCACCACCCGTCGGACGGACCCGGCGCGGGCCCCGGCCACCACTCTGCCGAAACGTCACGCCGCCTGCTGCGCCTGCGCTCGCGCGGCAGCGGCAGCGGCCCGGCGAACATCCGCGCCACCGCCGAGCACGGTCTGCCCGCAGTGGAGCGGATCCTCGACGCGTTCGACGCCCGCCAGGACCAACTGGCCCGGGAGCGGCTCGAGTTGCCGGGCATCCCACGGCAGTTGCACCAGCACACCGCCGCACAGCGGACGCACAACGACGGTCACCACCAACCCACCGGCTCCAGACACCCCCACCCCCACGCACACCCGGAAAGCAGGAGCGAGGACATGGCAGCGGCCGAGTCCGGGCAGCGGATCGCCTTCTCGTACGAGGACCCCGCCCAGGCCGTACGACAGGCTCTGCTGGCCCCTCTGATCCGCGCCGCGCTGCCCACACTGGACAGCCTGGAGCAGCTTGCCACGATGCTGGTGAGCGTGCCGGGCGGCGAGATCGCGCCGGAGACGCCGGACACCGTCCGCGCCGCGCGCAAGGCCGTGGAGGCACTCGCCCCGCAGGACGCCCGGGACCGCGCATCTGTCGCGGCCGACGCCTCCTCGCCGCCGCGCGCCCTGACCGGCTCGGTCTCCGTCGAACTCGCCACCACCGACCCGGTACGGCCCTGCGCCGCGACTTCCTGGAGCCGTTGCTGCGCGAACTGGCGTCCTCGCTCGCGAACATAG
- a CDS encoding ATP-binding protein — MFMLILLGGAAAFFVVAMIMAATSSKKNGQGGRGGSNRSSSARSKPSGASGAARREDLRLPYRYADDMIFVHGDSVWTGLVLPNAIDEYLNAGELQAMAEGPARGLLNLARGDRNVECHYRKVYQPITAMTWAEELNAIAWEPTENYKAYNLRKAEYQERIGAKRERNILLVKLGSLKRTNGGSGVVAQDDEPYDEPGLLRGVRGAADQAAATATGVADEYLSPHVLAEWTQVAVEVHESLEGLKGAPLSREELVWLIRKPLHGDLPVPPEPVLGSRAWGPNQFDLVVDFSGENRKTHIVLNQYDEVTGEQQTSYTTTLVAANWPAETRFRQSTAWARYAAQHVDFPVEIDMRFTLIPYLKFKDRADKIRGNLVDEMNDMANSGRSPDTKLATQVTRAQELVDDIDEHKMPGMEAQIRFTISAHDVKELERRRRVLEMQFKQDLKVTLLRPTRQQWRLLQSQLPGDAPKLPIAPYLRLQEVEQLGAGLPTAGTELGDNPEQRSGKRLGWVGNLVGWAGKMPVHYSLHVGPARNDGGGLAIVGASGGGKSSLALQKFYEESESGVRCLVIDPKTDFAQLCYYLAFGAQVNDPDFANDAETGLLGTPASKFQPVNPEFWAETEVVDLLKGQAGVLDPWVIARDVPAGRLLAESMLRGFLGDEDYQRVRLPVIEGMATVIGRYNSAIRQAVEQGHTARDAELAVPRPTLWQVVDEVVAAYDHAVASGDRDAQKDLKLAQMLLTELRTLPYARLSFAEHPQPLSSMRKRRTVITLRGFQSPAASDPRNWNPAERLAATALMAVVELGSQMLDVGYEKNPVTGEIGLRPKALFVDEAYVVTATETGRDLMRRALKQGRSYLAVTVLITQQAIDLVQIEDSEARSGGANQIHTVFAFKQKSAQEASLVAPLLGRPENDPKVIAALQELRTGVCLQRDADKRVGTVAVDLVFQEILAATDTNGTTRPARQGVNPPLSVWDWTFLQEAEEDPAAAQHAEQETVAQAV, encoded by the coding sequence ATGTTCATGCTGATCCTTCTGGGCGGGGCGGCCGCCTTCTTCGTGGTCGCCATGATCATGGCCGCCACGTCGAGCAAGAAGAACGGTCAGGGCGGCCGGGGCGGCTCGAACCGGTCGTCCTCGGCCCGCTCCAAGCCGTCCGGCGCCTCGGGCGCCGCCCGCCGTGAGGACCTCCGCCTCCCCTACCGCTACGCCGACGACATGATCTTCGTGCACGGCGACTCGGTGTGGACGGGCCTGGTCCTGCCCAACGCCATCGACGAGTACCTGAACGCCGGTGAGCTCCAGGCGATGGCCGAGGGGCCGGCCCGCGGCCTCCTCAACCTGGCCCGCGGCGACCGCAACGTCGAGTGCCACTACCGCAAGGTGTACCAGCCGATCACCGCGATGACCTGGGCGGAGGAGCTGAACGCGATCGCCTGGGAGCCCACCGAGAACTACAAGGCGTACAACCTGCGCAAGGCGGAGTACCAGGAGCGCATCGGCGCCAAGCGCGAGCGCAACATCCTGCTGGTGAAGCTGGGCTCGCTCAAGCGCACCAACGGCGGCAGCGGGGTCGTCGCCCAGGACGACGAGCCCTACGACGAGCCCGGCCTCCTGCGCGGCGTCCGCGGCGCCGCCGACCAGGCCGCCGCCACCGCCACCGGCGTCGCCGACGAGTACCTCTCCCCGCACGTCCTCGCCGAGTGGACGCAGGTCGCCGTCGAGGTCCACGAGAGCCTGGAGGGCCTCAAGGGCGCCCCGCTCAGCCGCGAGGAGCTGGTCTGGCTCATCCGCAAGCCGCTGCACGGCGACCTCCCGGTCCCGCCGGAACCGGTGCTCGGCTCGCGCGCCTGGGGCCCGAACCAGTTCGACCTGGTCGTCGACTTCTCCGGCGAGAACCGCAAGACGCACATCGTGCTCAACCAGTACGACGAGGTCACCGGCGAGCAGCAGACCAGCTACACCACCACCCTGGTCGCCGCCAACTGGCCGGCCGAGACCCGCTTCCGTCAGTCGACCGCGTGGGCCCGCTACGCCGCCCAGCACGTGGACTTCCCCGTCGAGATCGACATGCGGTTCACGCTCATCCCGTACCTGAAGTTCAAGGACCGCGCCGACAAGATCCGCGGCAACCTCGTCGACGAGATGAACGACATGGCCAACTCCGGCCGCAGCCCCGACACCAAGCTGGCCACCCAGGTCACCCGCGCCCAGGAGCTCGTCGACGACATCGACGAGCACAAGATGCCGGGCATGGAGGCGCAGATCCGCTTCACGATCTCGGCCCACGACGTGAAGGAGCTGGAGCGCCGGCGCCGCGTCCTGGAGATGCAGTTCAAGCAGGACCTGAAGGTCACCCTGCTGCGGCCCACCCGTCAGCAGTGGCGGCTGCTCCAGTCCCAGCTGCCGGGCGACGCCCCGAAGCTGCCGATCGCGCCCTACCTCCGCCTCCAGGAAGTGGAACAGCTCGGCGCCGGACTGCCCACGGCGGGCACGGAGTTGGGCGACAACCCGGAGCAGCGCTCGGGCAAGCGGCTCGGCTGGGTCGGCAACCTGGTCGGCTGGGCGGGCAAGATGCCGGTCCACTACTCGCTGCACGTCGGTCCGGCCCGCAACGACGGCGGCGGCCTCGCCATCGTCGGCGCGTCCGGCGGCGGCAAGTCCTCCCTCGCCCTCCAGAAGTTCTACGAGGAGTCGGAGTCGGGCGTGCGCTGCCTGGTCATCGACCCCAAGACCGACTTCGCCCAGCTGTGCTACTACCTGGCCTTCGGCGCCCAGGTGAACGACCCGGACTTCGCGAACGACGCGGAGACGGGCCTCCTCGGGACCCCGGCCAGCAAGTTCCAGCCCGTCAACCCCGAGTTCTGGGCCGAGACCGAGGTGGTCGACCTCCTCAAGGGCCAGGCCGGCGTCCTGGACCCGTGGGTCATCGCCCGCGACGTCCCCGCGGGCCGTCTGCTCGCCGAGTCCATGCTCCGCGGCTTCCTCGGCGACGAGGACTACCAGCGCGTCCGTCTGCCCGTCATCGAGGGCATGGCCACCGTCATCGGCCGCTACAACTCGGCGATCCGCCAGGCCGTCGAACAGGGCCACACCGCCCGCGACGCCGAACTCGCCGTCCCGCGCCCCACGTTGTGGCAGGTCGTCGACGAGGTCGTGGCGGCGTACGACCACGCGGTGGCCAGCGGCGACCGCGACGCGCAGAAGGACCTGAAGCTCGCGCAGATGCTCCTCACCGAGCTGCGCACCCTCCCCTACGCCCGCCTCTCCTTCGCCGAGCACCCGCAGCCGCTGTCCAGCATGCGCAAGCGCCGCACGGTCATCACCCTGCGCGGCTTCCAGTCCCCGGCCGCCTCCGACCCGCGCAACTGGAATCCGGCGGAGCGCCTCGCGGCGACCGCGCTGATGGCGGTCGTGGAACTGGGCAGCCAGATGCTCGACGTCGGCTACGAGAAGAACCCGGTGACCGGCGAGATCGGCCTGCGCCCCAAGGCCCTCTTCGTCGACGAGGCCTACGTCGTCACGGCGACCGAGACGGGCCGCGACCTGATGCGCCGCGCGCTGAAGCAGGGCCGTTCCTACCTCGCGGTCACCGTCCTGATCACCCAGCAGGCCATCGACCTGGTGCAGATCGAGGACTCCGAGGCCCGCAGCGGCGGCGCCAACCAGATCCACACCGTGTTCGCGTTCAAGCAGAAGTCGGCGCAGGAGGCCTCCCTGGTGGCTCCGCTCCTCGGCCGGCCGGAGAACGACCCGAAGGTCATCGCCGCCCTGCAGGAGCTGCGCACGGGCGTCTGCCTCCAGCGCGACGCGGACAAGCGCGTGGGCACGGTCGCCGTCGACCTGGTCTTCCAGGAGATCCTCGCCGCCACGGACACCAACGGCACCACCCGCCCGGCCCGCCAGGGCGTCAACCCGCCCCTGAGCGTGTGGGACTGGACGTTCCTGCAGGAGGCGGAGGAGGACCCGGCGGCCGCACAGCACGCCGAACAGGAGACGGTCGCACAGGCCGTATGA
- a CDS encoding conjugal transfer protein — translation MTDHNSPAGAVGGGQPSGQPGSFGPSQQPSQQAWQGQAPQAPRPQQLPSDAARAQVAAAWVRNTPRAGQAAVPSLPPRETRPQGESKKEKRERERAARKAAYEQKKAEKEQRKRGGQASPAAHAAPAPAAQPAPQSPSQPHGHQAPAGSATLSPGTAGTAAPAAAQTAVTAAAGPATSPSASRPARDFDVPRPGGRISGGGRRTHVALRATLLITTCVFALGSCGVMGLVVGKSSGPSTAGLDSADVDKYRLTDFPTQQAATFAEQYALLCMTFSPGTASTRRANLARYASAGVDAECGWSGEGTSAAVSAAWDGTAEKFPEYGDHGRYIGVQVRTDDGTLTTLTVPVYVQNLKTGEGLRVAGDVGQMPLPARADVPELDQDDEVVDDALARQLQQQVLPGYFTAWGASDATAMTRFTTPDASRSATSGLSGRLSTPTVNDVVALVPKSVQNTDPYRYPVGQTVETRVIVDWGDPKGETVRRAYRMTVVNTAQGWFIKDIRGGVLDSQGGRADSTDDSGAASPSAGPSTSASASAPASAPAQPSRSGRPKPGKP, via the coding sequence ATGACAGACCACAACAGCCCTGCTGGCGCGGTCGGCGGAGGCCAGCCTTCCGGGCAGCCCGGGTCCTTCGGTCCTTCCCAGCAGCCATCGCAGCAGGCGTGGCAGGGACAGGCGCCCCAAGCGCCCCGGCCCCAGCAGCTCCCCTCCGACGCGGCCCGTGCGCAGGTCGCCGCCGCCTGGGTGCGCAACACGCCCCGGGCCGGCCAGGCCGCCGTCCCGTCGCTGCCGCCGCGCGAGACCCGCCCCCAGGGCGAGTCGAAGAAGGAGAAGCGCGAACGGGAACGGGCCGCGCGCAAAGCCGCCTACGAGCAGAAGAAGGCGGAGAAGGAGCAGCGCAAGCGGGGCGGCCAGGCGTCGCCCGCCGCACACGCCGCGCCCGCGCCTGCCGCCCAGCCCGCGCCGCAGTCACCGTCACAGCCGCATGGCCACCAGGCGCCCGCCGGCTCCGCCACGCTCTCGCCCGGGACGGCCGGGACTGCCGCTCCGGCCGCCGCACAGACCGCCGTCACGGCCGCCGCCGGCCCCGCCACCTCCCCGTCGGCGTCCAGGCCCGCCCGCGACTTCGACGTCCCCAGGCCCGGCGGCCGCATCTCCGGCGGCGGACGCCGCACGCACGTCGCGCTGCGCGCCACGCTCCTGATCACCACCTGCGTGTTCGCCCTCGGCTCCTGCGGCGTCATGGGCCTGGTGGTCGGCAAGTCGTCCGGGCCCTCGACAGCCGGACTCGACTCGGCCGACGTCGACAAGTACCGCCTCACCGACTTCCCTACCCAGCAGGCGGCGACCTTCGCCGAGCAGTACGCCCTGTTGTGCATGACGTTCTCCCCGGGGACCGCGTCCACGCGTCGCGCGAACCTCGCCCGCTACGCCTCCGCCGGCGTCGACGCCGAGTGCGGCTGGAGCGGGGAGGGCACCTCCGCCGCCGTCTCCGCCGCCTGGGACGGAACCGCCGAGAAGTTTCCCGAGTACGGCGACCACGGCCGCTACATCGGCGTACAGGTCCGCACGGACGACGGCACGCTCACCACGCTCACCGTCCCCGTGTACGTGCAGAACCTGAAGACGGGCGAGGGCTTGCGCGTCGCCGGCGACGTGGGCCAGATGCCGCTGCCCGCCCGCGCCGACGTGCCGGAGCTCGACCAGGACGACGAGGTCGTGGACGACGCCCTGGCGCGACAGCTCCAGCAGCAGGTGCTGCCCGGCTACTTCACCGCCTGGGGCGCCTCCGACGCGACGGCGATGACCCGGTTCACCACGCCCGACGCCTCCCGGTCGGCCACCTCGGGCCTGTCCGGCCGGCTGTCCACGCCGACGGTCAACGACGTCGTCGCGCTGGTGCCCAAGAGCGTGCAGAACACCGACCCCTACCGGTATCCCGTCGGGCAGACCGTCGAGACCCGCGTGATCGTCGACTGGGGCGACCCGAAGGGCGAGACGGTGCGCCGCGCCTACCGGATGACGGTGGTCAACACGGCACAGGGCTGGTTCATCAAGGACATCCGGGGCGGCGTCCTCGACTCACAGGGCGGACGGGCCGACAGCACCGACGACAGCGGCGCCGCCTCCCCCTCGGCCGGCCCGTCCACGTCGGCGTCCGCCTCGGCCCCGGCCTCCGCGCCCGCCCAGCCGTCCCGGAGCGGAAGGCCCAAGCCCGGCAAACCCTGA
- a CDS encoding DUF4913 domain-containing protein codes for MPDAQGDPGEPEFFFADVFVFVSDYLAQVVRRRVNGSSATWCPKWWEHPEAGARLSALWLAWEHLRQDPALGMSTWWLHHADPHLRVLMDADSGPFAACSPKDGHTAYPFDPLPVDPRPE; via the coding sequence ATGCCCGACGCCCAAGGAGATCCCGGGGAGCCGGAGTTCTTCTTCGCGGACGTCTTCGTCTTCGTCTCCGACTACCTCGCCCAGGTGGTCCGCCGCCGGGTCAACGGATCCTCGGCCACCTGGTGTCCGAAGTGGTGGGAGCACCCCGAGGCGGGGGCCCGCCTGTCCGCGTTGTGGCTGGCCTGGGAGCACCTGCGTCAGGATCCGGCGCTCGGCATGTCGACGTGGTGGCTGCACCACGCGGACCCGCATCTGCGGGTGCTGATGGACGCCGACTCTGGCCCGTTCGCGGCCTGTTCGCCCAAGGACGGGCACACCGCGTACCCGTTCGACCCGCTGCCGGTGGACCCGCGGCCCGAGTGA